The Paenibacillus sp. 481 DNA window ATAACTGCTTGAAAGGCGCAACCTAATACGACAGGCAGACCTATGCCGAAAAAGCGGTTGGCAAACACCTGTAGTAGAGTTGCGACGCCGCACATAAGCAAATCAATGGCGATTAAATACGTCATTTGCTCCTGCGTGAAACCGAGCTGACCGCCAACGATAAGGGGTACAATGATTGCGCCAGCATACATGGCAAGCACGTGCTGCAAGCCGAGTGAAAAGGTTTGCACCGGGTGTCGATTCAACTTAAATACGCTGTCTTTCATACCGTGCTCGATACCGTTTTTCATGCTTGGGCAACCTCCTGAACTTCCACAGCGGCTTCAACTTCCTCAGCCTCACGTACGAACTTCACTTGTCCGTCTGTTAACGATAGAATCCGTACTAGCGATTCAACGCGATATCCGGCGTTCTCCAAGCTCGTCCGACCTGGCTGGAACGACTTTTCAATCACGATCCCAAAACCTGCGACACTCGCGCCCGCTTGCGCTACAACTCGAGCCAAGCCAAACGCCGCATCCCCATTTGCTAAAAAGTCATCAATAATGAGGACATGATCTTCCGCGGTCAAAAATTTACGAGACACTGTAATTTCATTCGATTGCTGCTTCGTAAACGAGAATACGTTCTCGACATAAACATTGTCACGCAATGTAAGCGACTTCTGCTTACGCGCAAACACTAATGGTACACCTAATTCCAGGGCAGCCATCATGCCTGGCGCAATTCCGGAAGATTCGATAGTTAACACCTTCGTAATGGCCGTACGCTCATTTGCATAACGACGAGCAAATTCTTGCCCCACTGCTTGCATCAGCACAGGATCAATCTGGTGATTGAGAAATGAATCCACTTTCAGTACATGTGCGCTAAGCACAGTCCCGTCTTGCAATACCTTTTCTTCCAGTAGTTTCATTCCTCTATTTCCCCCTTAATGTTGGAAGCAAGTGTCATCCTCTCGCATAGGTGCAGCATCAGCAACCGACCAAACTGCAAAATAAGCAAAAAACCCGGTCGCACGTCTCCCTCACGGAATCGTTGCAGACCGGGTCGTATAGTTGCAAATCATTGAGTATGCAGCTTGTAATCATAAGAAAATAACAGCCCACGTAGCAAAAAAACGGCTCACTAGGCTTCAACGATTACAGCATGCATCAACGATCAACGTTCGCACACTTCGACTCCCGTAGTCCGATCATTCCGGTGATCAGGTAGAAACATGCAGGCCAATTCCTGCACATATACGAGAAATAAACACATTACTTTGTCTTGTTGTTAGGTTGCTAAACTTTGTAATCAAGTGAAAAGAATAATATGAATTGTAGTATACACCAAATTGATCACGAACGAAAGAACTATTTTAATCTTTAAATGTAC harbors:
- a CDS encoding xanthine phosphoribosyltransferase, producing the protein MKLLEEKVLQDGTVLSAHVLKVDSFLNHQIDPVLMQAVGQEFARRYANERTAITKVLTIESSGIAPGMMAALELGVPLVFARKQKSLTLRDNVYVENVFSFTKQQSNEITVSRKFLTAEDHVLIIDDFLANGDAAFGLARVVAQAGASVAGFGIVIEKSFQPGRTSLENAGYRVESLVRILSLTDGQVKFVREAEEVEAAVEVQEVAQA